A part of Danaus plexippus chromosome 27, MEX_DaPlex, whole genome shotgun sequence genomic DNA contains:
- the LOC116775793 gene encoding uncharacterized protein LOC116775793 isoform X1 translates to MLKAVLCVLFFVEIGQIDGGALVPRWKRDESGVLNILTNHAQPIHADVKGDNEKPCFKVYLGIPPSNIEDGTVFQVVPPKDVLYEGRSLRKSLPLNSRLDLVRAISRVVTLLVLLFSAAVEFYPVFYQLYNIMYEFIYFSKY, encoded by the exons ATGCTTAAGGCAGTTTTATGTGTactattttttgttgaaataggACAAATTGACGGA GGTGCGCTTGTCCCGAGATGGAAACGCGATGAATCTGGCGTACTTAATATTCTAACAAACCATGCACAACCCATCCATGCTGATGTGAAAGGAGATAACGAAAAG CCTTGTTTCAAAGTATACTTAGGGATTCCTCCATCTAATATAGAAGATGGTACAGTATTCCAG GTGGTTCCTCCAAAGGATGTGCTTTACGAGGGAAGGTCGCTTCGGAAGTCTTTACCTCTTAATTCTCGTCTGGATTTAGTTAGAGCCATCAGTAGAGTCGTAACTCTACTTGTGCTACTTTTCTCAGCTGCTGTTGAATTCTATCCAGTTTTCTATcagttatataacataatgtacgaatttatatattttagtaaatattaa
- the LOC116775793 gene encoding uncharacterized protein LOC116775793 isoform X2 — protein sequence MLKAVLCVLFFVEIGQIDGGALVPRWKRDESGVLNILTNHAQPIHADVKGDNEKVVPPKDVLYEGRSLRKSLPLNSRLDLVRAISRVVTLLVLLFSAAVEFYPVFYQLYNIMYEFIYFSKY from the exons ATGCTTAAGGCAGTTTTATGTGTactattttttgttgaaataggACAAATTGACGGA GGTGCGCTTGTCCCGAGATGGAAACGCGATGAATCTGGCGTACTTAATATTCTAACAAACCATGCACAACCCATCCATGCTGATGTGAAAGGAGATAACGAAAAG GTGGTTCCTCCAAAGGATGTGCTTTACGAGGGAAGGTCGCTTCGGAAGTCTTTACCTCTTAATTCTCGTCTGGATTTAGTTAGAGCCATCAGTAGAGTCGTAACTCTACTTGTGCTACTTTTCTCAGCTGCTGTTGAATTCTATCCAGTTTTCTATcagttatataacataatgtacgaatttatatattttagtaaatattaa